GCGACCCCGTACGGCTGGAGGAGTTCGCCGAACTCGCCCGCCGGACACTGCCCCGGGAGGTCTGGGACTTCATCGAAGGCGGCAGCGGCGAGGAACTGACCCTGGCCGCCAACCGCTCCGCACTGGACCGGATCGGGATCGTGCCCCGGGTCCTCGCCGGCGCGGCGGGGAGCGACACCGAGGCCGAACTCCTCGGCGCCCGCGCGGCCCTGCCGGTCGCCGTCGCACCGATGGCGTACCAGCGGCTGGTCCACCCCGAGGGCGAACTCGCCACCGCCCGCGCGGCCGCGGCCGCGGGCGTGCCGTTCACCGTGAGCACGCTGAGCAGCCAACCGGTCGAGGCCGTCACCGCGCTGGGCGGCACCACCTGGTTCCAGCTCTACTGCCAGCAGGACCCGGCGGCCACCACGGAGCTGGTCCGGCGCGCCGAGGAAGCCGGCTGCGCGGCGCTGATGGTCACCGTGGACGTGCCCTCGATGGGCCGGCGGCTGCGCGACCTGCGCAACGGCTTCGCGCTGCCCACCGACGTGGCGGCCGTCCACCTCGACCCGGCCGGTACCCGCCGGGCCCGGGAGCGGCAGCCCGGTGTCTCGGCCGTGGCGCAACACACGGCCGAGACCTTCGCCCGCTCCCTGGGCTGGGACGATCTCGCCCGGCTCCGCGGCGAGACGCGGCTGCCCCTGATCGTCAAGGGGATCCTCGATCCGGGCGACGCCGCCACCGCAGCCTCCGTCGGCGCCGACGCCGTCGTCGTCTCCAACCACGGCGGCCGCCAACTGGACGGCGCAGTGGCCAGCGTGGACATGCTGCCCGCCGTACGCGAAGCCGTCCCCGCCCGCTGCCAGGTGCTGCTGGACAGCGGGATCCGCGGCGGCACCGACGTCCTCAAGGCCCTGGCACTCGGCGCGAGCGGCGTCCTGCTGGGCCGCCCCGTCCTGTGGGGCCTGGCCGCCGACGGCGAGGAGGGGGTGAGGCGGGTCCTGCGCCTGCTGCGCACCGAGCTGCACTCCGCCCTGGAGCTGTCCGGCTGCACCGGCCCGGCCGACGCACCGTGGCTCTCGGTCCGGGGGGCGGCCCGATGACCGCACCCGTGGTGCTGGACCGCGCGGATCTGCACGCCTCGCTCGCCGACCCGGCCCTGCTGTCGATGAACTTCCTCAACGAGGTGGCCGGGCGCTTCCCCGAGGCGGTCTCCTTCGCCCCCGGCCGGCCCACCGAGGACCTCTTCGACCCGGCCGATCTGCACCGCTACCTCGACACCTACTGCCGCCACCTGGCCGAGCACAAGGGCTACGACGAGGCCCGGGTGCGGCGGGAGCTGTTCCAGTACGGCCGCACCAAGGGAATCGTCCACGAACTCATCGCCCGTCAGCTCGAACGGGACGAGGGCATCACCGTGGACCCGGAGGCCATCGTGGTCACCGTGGGCGCCCAGGAGGCCCTGTGGCTGGTGCTGCGCGCCCTGCGCGCAACCGACCGTGACGTCGTGCTCGCGGTGGACCCCACCTACGTCGGCCTGACCGGCGCCGCCCGGCTGGTGGACCTGCCCGTGCGGCCGGTCCACGAAGGCCCCCGGGGTGTCCGCCCCGAGGACGTGCTGGAGCGGATCCGGGAGGTCCGCGCGGCGGGTGAGCGGCCCCGGGCGCTGTACCTGGTGCCCGACTTCTCCAACCCCAGCGGCCACTCCATGGACGTGCGGACCCGTCACCGGCTGCTGGAGATCGCCGCCCAGGAGGACATCCTGCTCCTGGAGGACAACCCCTACGGCTACTTCCGGGCAGCCGAGAGCGACAGGCCCCCGACGCTGAAGGCGCTCGACACCGGGCAGCGCGTGGTCTACCTCGGGTCGCTGGCGAAGACCTGCTTCCCCGGCGCCCGGGTGGGATTCGCCGTGGCGGACCAGCGCGTCGTGGGCTCGGAGGAGACCCTGCTCGCCGACGAGCTGTCGCGGGCCAAGAGCATGGTCACCGTCAACACCTCACCGGTGAGCCAGGCCCTGGTGGGAGGCATGCTGCTGGAACACGGCGGCAGCCTGCTGCACGCCAACCGGCGCCAGATCGGCATCTACCGGCGCAACCTCGGCCGACTCCTCCAGGGCCTGCACCGACGCTTCGCCGAACTGCCCGGGGTGCGCTGGAACACCCCCGCGGGCGGCTTCTTCGTGGTGCTCACCGTGCCGTTCCCCGTCACCGACGAACTGCTCGAACACGCCGCCGTACGGCACGGCGTGCTCTTCACCCCGATGCGCCACTTCAGTGACAACGACCGCACCCACCGCCAACTACGCCTGTCCTGCAGCTCCTTGACCCCCGACCAGATCGAGACGGGGCTGGACCGGCTGGCCGCGCTGGTCGCCGAGTGCACCTCGACGCCGGGTGCCTGAGCCCGCGACGGACACGACCCGAGAAGGGACTTGCATGTACACCGAAGCGAGCGGTTCACGGCG
The genomic region above belongs to Streptomyces sp. 1331.2 and contains:
- a CDS encoding aminotransferase-like domain-containing protein, yielding MTAPVVLDRADLHASLADPALLSMNFLNEVAGRFPEAVSFAPGRPTEDLFDPADLHRYLDTYCRHLAEHKGYDEARVRRELFQYGRTKGIVHELIARQLERDEGITVDPEAIVVTVGAQEALWLVLRALRATDRDVVLAVDPTYVGLTGAARLVDLPVRPVHEGPRGVRPEDVLERIREVRAAGERPRALYLVPDFSNPSGHSMDVRTRHRLLEIAAQEDILLLEDNPYGYFRAAESDRPPTLKALDTGQRVVYLGSLAKTCFPGARVGFAVADQRVVGSEETLLADELSRAKSMVTVNTSPVSQALVGGMLLEHGGSLLHANRRQIGIYRRNLGRLLQGLHRRFAELPGVRWNTPAGGFFVVLTVPFPVTDELLEHAAVRHGVLFTPMRHFSDNDRTHRQLRLSCSSLTPDQIETGLDRLAALVAECTSTPGA
- a CDS encoding alpha-hydroxy acid oxidase, which codes for MSAHGTGRDPVRLEEFAELARRTLPREVWDFIEGGSGEELTLAANRSALDRIGIVPRVLAGAAGSDTEAELLGARAALPVAVAPMAYQRLVHPEGELATARAAAAAGVPFTVSTLSSQPVEAVTALGGTTWFQLYCQQDPAATTELVRRAEEAGCAALMVTVDVPSMGRRLRDLRNGFALPTDVAAVHLDPAGTRRARERQPGVSAVAQHTAETFARSLGWDDLARLRGETRLPLIVKGILDPGDAATAASVGADAVVVSNHGGRQLDGAVASVDMLPAVREAVPARCQVLLDSGIRGGTDVLKALALGASGVLLGRPVLWGLAADGEEGVRRVLRLLRTELHSALELSGCTGPADAPWLSVRGAAR